Proteins from a genomic interval of Sinobacterium caligoides:
- a CDS encoding acyl-CoA synthetase, with translation MADKHFNIGDMFEMVVDSVPEREALVCGDARATFAELDQRANQLAHSMKEKGVKVGDHVGLYMYNCNEYIEGMLACFKLRAVPVNVNYRYVNEELLYIFDNSDMVACIHHREFSSAIAEVGGQLSKLKTLISVEDGSDADFDIIGAVEYESALQGQSTARDFGERSDNDMFVLYTGGTTGMPKGVMWPHKNVFYAAMGGGGFFSPLGPIEKPEEIPSRIGENQIIGMPLAPLMHGASWWYACIQILCGNKLVLNPLRSFDGEGIWAVAAEEKVNSIQIVGDAMAIPLLDALKGNEDRWDLSPVFNIGSGGAVFSPAKQDEFKAAFPNVFITNAFGSSESGNMGMDNGNKKEGDSSLGNVQRSEFMDVIIEGDSPEECRHAKPGEQGIFARSGYIPAGYYGDPVKTAKTFIDVEGKGKIWLLTGDAATLEDDDTITIFGRGSNCINSGGEKIFPEEVEQALKAHPGIFDALVVDTPDPRFGSKVTAVVSIREGFDVTLKGVQEEARKLIAGYKLPRELHVVAEIPRAPSGKPAYPKAKEIALSGNFLVS, from the coding sequence ATGGCTGACAAGCATTTTAATATCGGCGATATGTTCGAAATGGTCGTAGATAGTGTTCCTGAGCGTGAAGCCCTGGTGTGTGGCGATGCCCGTGCGACCTTTGCGGAGCTTGATCAGCGTGCTAATCAGTTGGCCCACAGTATGAAAGAGAAGGGCGTAAAGGTAGGCGATCATGTCGGCCTTTATATGTACAACTGTAACGAGTATATCGAAGGTATGTTGGCCTGTTTTAAGCTACGGGCTGTACCTGTCAACGTTAACTACCGCTATGTTAATGAGGAGTTACTTTATATTTTCGATAACTCCGACATGGTGGCCTGTATCCATCACCGTGAATTTTCCTCGGCGATCGCAGAGGTCGGTGGTCAGTTATCGAAGCTCAAGACATTGATTTCTGTCGAAGATGGCAGTGATGCTGACTTCGATATTATCGGTGCGGTTGAGTATGAGTCGGCGCTTCAAGGTCAGTCTACGGCGCGCGATTTCGGTGAGCGCTCTGATAACGATATGTTTGTGCTGTATACCGGAGGCACCACGGGTATGCCGAAAGGTGTGATGTGGCCGCACAAAAACGTTTTCTATGCAGCTATGGGCGGGGGTGGTTTCTTTAGTCCGCTGGGCCCGATCGAGAAGCCAGAAGAAATCCCTAGCCGTATCGGTGAAAATCAGATCATCGGTATGCCATTAGCGCCGCTGATGCATGGCGCATCCTGGTGGTATGCCTGTATTCAGATTCTCTGTGGTAATAAGCTTGTCTTGAACCCGCTGCGCTCATTCGATGGTGAGGGAATTTGGGCTGTAGCGGCAGAAGAGAAGGTTAACTCTATTCAGATTGTCGGTGACGCGATGGCAATTCCGTTACTCGACGCTCTAAAGGGCAATGAAGATCGCTGGGACCTTTCTCCTGTTTTTAATATTGGCTCTGGTGGTGCAGTGTTCTCGCCGGCCAAGCAGGACGAATTTAAAGCAGCCTTCCCCAATGTCTTTATCACGAATGCGTTCGGTTCCTCTGAGTCGGGGAATATGGGCATGGATAACGGCAACAAGAAAGAGGGTGACTCCAGTTTAGGCAATGTTCAGCGTTCGGAGTTTATGGATGTCATTATCGAGGGTGATTCACCGGAAGAGTGTCGTCACGCGAAGCCGGGTGAACAGGGTATTTTTGCTCGCTCTGGTTATATCCCTGCTGGTTACTACGGCGACCCAGTGAAAACGGCGAAGACATTTATCGACGTTGAGGGTAAGGGTAAAATTTGGTTGCTGACAGGTGATGCTGCGACGTTAGAGGACGACGATACCATCACTATTTTTGGTCGCGGCTCTAACTGTATTAACTCAGGTGGAGAGAAAATATTTCCGGAAGAGGTTGAGCAGGCGTTAAAGGCTCATCCGGGAATTTTTGATGCTTTAGTCGTAGATACACCAGATCCTCGTTTTGGCTCTAAGGTGACTGCCGTTGTCTCTATTCGTGAAGGCTTTGATGTGACGTTGAAAGGTGTTCAGGAAGAGGCGCGCAAGCTTATCGCTGGTTATAAACTACCTCGAGAGCTGCATGTTGTGGCTGAGATTCCTCGTGCGCCGAGTGGTAAGCCGGCCTACCCTAAGGCGAAAGAGATCGCACTGAGCGGAAATTTTCTCGTCAGCTAA
- a CDS encoding nitroreductase, with protein sequence MTVITAAAVSSSVEEVIRCRRSVRHFQPQCIDQALIEKLFKLAQWSPSAGNMQPWRSYVVSGERCQEVRSKLLQAVRDTQQYPPEKLRQQRLSSIYAERRQQLLARLYAAFGFKGSNKYCRHQLAEENFQLYGAPHCVFIFVEPGFDDLVGLDIGIYAQSLMLAMEANGIGCVVQAELCAYSKLIANQLGTDDSQRLMLAISFGYEQQGSAINESSRKRAPLFETTTFYS encoded by the coding sequence ATGACAGTAATAACGGCTGCAGCAGTGTCGAGCTCTGTAGAGGAGGTGATTAGGTGCCGTCGATCGGTGCGACACTTTCAACCACAGTGTATTGATCAGGCGCTTATTGAGAAATTGTTTAAGTTGGCTCAGTGGTCACCTTCTGCGGGTAATATGCAGCCGTGGCGCAGCTATGTCGTCTCAGGTGAGCGTTGCCAGGAGGTGCGTAGCAAGTTGTTACAGGCTGTACGTGATACTCAGCAGTACCCACCGGAGAAGCTCCGTCAGCAGCGTTTAAGCTCTATTTATGCCGAGCGAAGGCAACAGCTGTTAGCTCGGTTGTACGCCGCTTTTGGCTTCAAGGGCTCGAACAAGTACTGCCGTCATCAGCTGGCGGAGGAGAACTTTCAGCTCTACGGAGCGCCTCACTGCGTGTTTATCTTTGTTGAGCCTGGTTTTGATGACCTGGTTGGGCTTGATATTGGTATTTATGCACAGAGCTTGATGTTGGCGATGGAAGCTAACGGTATTGGTTGTGTCGTACAAGCTGAGCTTTGTGCATATTCGAAATTGATTGCTAACCAGCTGGGGACTGACGATAGTCAGCGGCTCATGCTAGCGATTTCTTTTGGTTATGAGCAGCAGGGCTCCGCGATAAATGAGTCGTCACGTAAAAGAGCGCCGCTCTTTGAGACGACGACTTTTTACAGTTAA
- a CDS encoding crotonase/enoyl-CoA hydratase family protein: MTELAISTDNCIVEKKGNVLVVTLNRPEKKNAFSPAMLVGLYKAWRLLDESDDLRCAVLTANGDTFCAGMDLGAGTEGGEDAEEIQAMMQSVPNLHWQALLREDVPNKPILIAVEGFALAGGTEILQGTDIRVAAEDAVFGVTEVARGLYPMSASTIRLRRQIPYALAAEVLLTGEHVSAQKCAEWGLINHVVAKGQALAKTMEIAEKICANGPLAVKAVMQSLRNHDESMPMAEALAKSDEIAWPVFATEDAKEGMKAFKEKRPAVFKGK; this comes from the coding sequence ATGACAGAGCTTGCGATCAGTACTGACAATTGCATTGTCGAGAAAAAAGGGAATGTACTCGTTGTTACCCTCAATCGACCTGAGAAAAAAAATGCTTTTAGCCCGGCTATGTTAGTCGGTTTATACAAGGCTTGGCGTTTGTTGGATGAGAGTGACGACCTTCGCTGCGCCGTTTTGACCGCTAATGGCGACACTTTTTGTGCCGGTATGGATCTTGGCGCGGGCACCGAAGGCGGTGAGGATGCGGAAGAAATTCAGGCAATGATGCAGTCCGTCCCCAACCTACATTGGCAGGCATTGCTGCGAGAAGACGTGCCAAATAAGCCGATTTTGATCGCCGTTGAAGGTTTCGCCCTTGCCGGTGGTACTGAGATTTTACAGGGTACTGATATTCGAGTTGCGGCAGAAGATGCTGTTTTCGGTGTCACCGAAGTGGCGCGTGGCTTGTACCCAATGTCGGCATCTACGATTCGTTTGCGTCGACAGATTCCCTATGCGCTGGCGGCGGAAGTGTTATTAACCGGCGAGCATGTGTCGGCACAGAAATGCGCTGAATGGGGTTTGATCAATCATGTCGTTGCTAAGGGACAAGCTTTGGCGAAGACAATGGAAATTGCTGAGAAGATCTGTGCTAATGGTCCGCTAGCTGTGAAAGCGGTGATGCAGTCGCTGCGGAACCACGATGAATCGATGCCGATGGCAGAAGCTTTGGCAAAATCCGATGAGATCGCCTGGCCAGTTTTTGCTACTGAGGATGCAAAAGAAGGAATGAAGGCTTTTAAAGAAAAGCGCCCTGCAGTTTTTAAGGGTAAGTAA
- a CDS encoding Zn-ribbon domain-containing OB-fold protein, whose amino-acid sequence MSSTESEVLSQAFELGFTYTRSTGPVVGRFLTELRDRKVVGNKASDGTVYVPPMEFDPRTAEEITEFVEVAETGVVKTWSWIAEPQSKHLLQQPFAFALVQLDGSDVPMLHMVDAGSIDKMKTGMKVKVRWAETTRGHVTDINCFEPA is encoded by the coding sequence ATGTCTAGTACCGAGTCTGAGGTGTTAAGCCAGGCCTTTGAGCTAGGTTTTACCTACACACGCTCTACCGGTCCAGTCGTCGGCCGTTTTTTAACGGAATTGCGTGACCGCAAGGTTGTCGGCAATAAAGCGAGCGATGGAACGGTCTATGTACCCCCGATGGAATTTGACCCTAGAACGGCAGAGGAAATCACTGAGTTTGTTGAGGTTGCCGAGACCGGCGTGGTGAAAACGTGGAGCTGGATTGCCGAGCCGCAATCGAAGCATTTGCTGCAGCAGCCCTTTGCCTTTGCCTTGGTACAACTTGATGGCAGTGATGTTCCCATGTTGCATATGGTTGATGCCGGTAGTATCGACAAGATGAAGACAGGTATGAAGGTCAAGGTGCGCTGGGCTGAAACCACGCGTGGCCATGTCACTGATATCAATTGCTTTGAACCAGCCTAG
- a CDS encoding CaiB/BaiF CoA transferase family protein translates to MGPLSGFRIIEMAGIGPGPFAGMLLSDMGAEVIRIDRTSANMMSMGANPADICARGRQSIAVNLKDPEGIETVLRLVETADAIFEGFRPGVMEKLGLGPDVCAARNEKIVYGRMTGWGQTGPLSKAAGHDINYIAITGALDAIGTAESGPVAPLNLVGDFGGGSMYLVTGMLAALLEASRSGKGQVVDAAITDGVISLMSTMAGFQAMGIWDNERENNILDGGAHYYDTYECSDGRWVSVGSIEPQFYALLAKLLEVDLGEPGFETQFDKASWPKYKQRIADKFKTKTQAQWCEVMEGTDVCFAPVLNQSEASSHPHNVSRQSHIDIEGIKQSAPAPRFSRTVSEVQGPAVAAGENTDELLQGLGLDAEQIGKLRAAGIVS, encoded by the coding sequence ATGGGTCCACTTTCAGGTTTTCGTATCATCGAGATGGCGGGCATCGGTCCTGGCCCGTTTGCCGGTATGTTGTTATCGGATATGGGGGCGGAGGTGATTCGCATTGATCGCACCAGTGCCAACATGATGTCAATGGGGGCCAACCCTGCCGATATTTGTGCGCGTGGGCGGCAGTCAATTGCGGTTAACCTTAAGGACCCCGAAGGCATTGAGACTGTCTTACGGTTAGTGGAGACGGCCGACGCAATCTTTGAGGGCTTTCGACCGGGGGTTATGGAAAAGCTCGGGCTAGGACCTGACGTTTGTGCTGCACGTAATGAGAAGATTGTTTACGGTCGTATGACCGGCTGGGGACAGACTGGGCCGCTATCAAAGGCGGCGGGGCATGATATCAACTATATTGCGATCACCGGCGCTTTAGATGCGATTGGCACCGCAGAGTCCGGGCCTGTTGCGCCGCTGAACTTAGTGGGAGATTTTGGTGGCGGCTCTATGTATCTGGTCACCGGGATGCTGGCGGCCCTACTTGAGGCAAGTCGAAGTGGCAAAGGTCAGGTTGTAGACGCTGCGATTACCGATGGTGTTATCTCCTTGATGTCTACGATGGCAGGCTTTCAGGCGATGGGGATCTGGGATAATGAGCGCGAGAACAATATACTCGATGGTGGTGCTCACTATTACGATACCTATGAGTGTAGTGATGGTCGATGGGTTTCGGTGGGGTCGATTGAGCCGCAATTCTACGCTTTGCTAGCCAAGTTGCTTGAAGTTGACCTCGGCGAACCTGGGTTTGAGACGCAATTTGATAAGGCGAGTTGGCCGAAGTATAAACAGCGCATAGCGGATAAGTTTAAAACTAAAACGCAAGCACAGTGGTGCGAGGTCATGGAAGGAACCGATGTCTGTTTCGCGCCAGTACTTAATCAGAGCGAGGCGAGTAGTCACCCGCATAATGTTTCTCGTCAAAGCCATATTGATATCGAAGGCATTAAACAGTCTGCACCAGCTCCTAGATTCAGTCGAACGGTTAGTGAGGTGCAAGGGCCCGCTGTTGCAGCGGGGGAAAATACTGATGAGTTATTACAGGGGTTGGGCTTGGATGCAGAACAGATCGGTAAGTTACGTGCTGCTGGTATCGTAAGCTAA
- a CDS encoding phytochelatin synthase family protein, giving the protein MTMKKTLIACGFFIITLLLTAGGYVVWKLYPYENPQPLVKPLISVDSKEGEKRLSRATDSADYPALSATYQPQMLLSFCGVASSVAVLKALGTEVSQFSFFTTKTHDVRSIKQVAFAGMSLEGLAALLTAHDVEVVVKHADDIDEQEFRRVVERNLSTKGDYLLVNYQRQVLGQKRSGHISPLAAYDRRTDSVLIMDTAAHKYPATWVPLGLLFQSMRTVDASVGQMRGYVEVSL; this is encoded by the coding sequence ATGACAATGAAAAAGACGTTAATAGCTTGTGGTTTTTTCATTATCACATTATTGCTCACTGCCGGCGGTTACGTTGTATGGAAATTATACCCCTATGAAAACCCGCAGCCATTAGTCAAGCCATTGATTAGTGTTGATAGCAAAGAAGGTGAGAAGCGCTTATCAAGGGCGACTGACTCGGCTGATTACCCCGCTTTATCGGCCACCTATCAGCCGCAAATGCTGCTTAGTTTTTGTGGTGTTGCAAGCAGTGTGGCTGTACTCAAGGCATTGGGCACAGAGGTTAGTCAGTTTAGTTTCTTTACAACAAAAACCCATGATGTGCGCTCGATTAAGCAGGTTGCTTTTGCGGGGATGTCGCTGGAGGGCTTAGCGGCACTGCTCACGGCGCATGATGTCGAGGTAGTCGTGAAGCATGCTGACGATATTGATGAACAAGAATTTCGTCGCGTTGTTGAGAGAAACTTATCAACCAAGGGAGATTACTTGCTGGTAAATTATCAGCGGCAAGTATTGGGGCAGAAACGCTCAGGGCATATTTCACCGTTAGCGGCGTATGATCGCAGGACCGATAGCGTATTAATCATGGATACGGCGGCACATAAATACCCCGCGACTTGGGTGCCGCTGGGTTTACTGTTCCAATCGATGAGGACGGTAGATGCGAGTGTCGGACAGATGCGTGGCTATGTCGAGGTGTCGCTGTAG
- a CDS encoding thiolase domain-containing protein — protein MRDIAIVSFAQSPILRDAGAQNEVELIMPVVSAALNAAGLEDVQGVDFTCSGSCDYLQGASFAFVAGVDALGAVPPIKESHVEMDAAWALYESYLKIKAGQADSALIYGFAKSSPGDLPFVLSQQLDPYYYAPLWADSVSLAAMQARAGIDSGEFTAEQMAEVVQASRSNAKNNENTQLKGDYSVEQLLAEPEYIAPLRKHDCPPVSDGASAMVICTVEKAKEWGLPYAVISGIEHRIESHNFGARDLAVSESVVLAAEKAGVSQGPIDIAEIHAPFSHQELIVKKALGLDDTTKVNLSGGPLAGNLMMCAGLDRIGEVAMRIIKGEAKRGVAHATSGPCLQHNMVTVLEAS, from the coding sequence ATGCGTGATATTGCCATCGTTTCCTTCGCACAGTCACCGATCCTACGGGATGCGGGTGCACAGAACGAAGTTGAGCTCATCATGCCTGTGGTGAGCGCTGCATTGAATGCGGCGGGTTTAGAAGATGTTCAAGGGGTTGACTTCACTTGTTCCGGTAGCTGCGATTATTTGCAGGGCGCATCCTTTGCCTTTGTTGCCGGTGTCGATGCATTAGGTGCGGTTCCTCCGATCAAAGAGTCTCATGTCGAGATGGATGCAGCCTGGGCGCTGTATGAGTCATATTTGAAAATTAAAGCGGGTCAGGCTGATTCTGCGTTGATCTATGGTTTTGCTAAATCCAGCCCGGGCGATCTACCTTTTGTACTGTCACAGCAGTTGGACCCCTATTACTATGCGCCCTTATGGGCGGATAGTGTGAGTTTGGCGGCGATGCAGGCGAGAGCAGGCATTGATAGCGGGGAGTTTACCGCCGAGCAGATGGCCGAGGTGGTGCAGGCCTCCCGTAGCAACGCGAAGAATAATGAAAACACTCAGCTTAAGGGCGATTATAGTGTCGAGCAGCTGCTGGCAGAGCCGGAATATATTGCACCGCTACGCAAGCATGACTGCCCACCGGTTTCAGATGGTGCTTCGGCGATGGTGATTTGCACCGTTGAGAAGGCAAAGGAGTGGGGGTTACCTTACGCAGTGATTAGCGGTATTGAGCATCGTATAGAATCGCATAACTTTGGTGCGCGTGATCTTGCTGTTTCTGAGTCTGTAGTTCTTGCTGCCGAGAAGGCTGGCGTGAGCCAGGGACCGATTGATATCGCCGAGATTCATGCGCCGTTTAGTCATCAAGAGCTGATCGTTAAAAAGGCCCTAGGTCTTGATGATACGACTAAGGTGAATCTATCCGGCGGCCCGTTAGCGGGTAACCTAATGATGTGTGCGGGACTTGACCGTATTGGTGAAGTGGCAATGCGCATAATTAAGGGTGAGGCTAAGCGCGGTGTCGCACACGCAACGAGCGGGCCTTGCCTGCAACACAATATGGTCACCGTACTGGAGGCGAGCTAA
- a CDS encoding thiolase domain-containing protein: protein MSDNNKAGVLAAVVGVGQTKYQTKRGDVSIAGMVREAAVNALADAELTWDDIDAVVIGKAPDMFEGIVMPELYLADALGCNGKPMMRVHTAGSVGGSTAIVAATHVESGVYDRVLTVSFEKQSESNAMWALSNPQPFSPHLNAGAGGYFAPIIREYIRRSGAPLDVGIRVATKDRIHGSKNPLAHLQLPDITEEQVAESPMLWDPLRFLEACPSSDGACAMVIVNEELADKATKQPAWIRGTAMRSEPTMYAGREEVNPQAGRDCAADVYKQAGITNPREQIDCAEIYVPFSWYEPMWLENLGFAEEGEGWKLTMEGVTSLHEGGDTPWNPSGGVLSSNPIGASGMIRFAEAAQQVRGECGDHQVPNAKTAMGHAYGGGAQFYAMWIVSSEKPE, encoded by the coding sequence ATGTCAGATAATAATAAAGCGGGCGTCCTCGCTGCCGTCGTCGGTGTGGGGCAGACAAAATATCAAACTAAACGTGGTGATGTCTCTATTGCAGGCATGGTGCGTGAGGCGGCGGTTAATGCCTTGGCGGACGCGGAGCTAACGTGGGATGACATCGATGCCGTAGTGATTGGCAAGGCGCCGGATATGTTTGAGGGCATCGTGATGCCCGAGCTCTATCTGGCGGACGCTCTTGGCTGTAACGGTAAGCCGATGATGCGTGTGCATACCGCAGGTTCAGTGGGCGGTTCGACGGCTATCGTAGCGGCAACTCATGTTGAGAGCGGTGTCTACGACCGTGTGTTAACCGTATCTTTTGAAAAACAATCAGAGTCGAATGCAATGTGGGCGCTATCCAACCCGCAGCCATTCTCCCCACACCTAAACGCTGGTGCAGGCGGTTACTTCGCGCCGATTATTCGTGAATATATTCGCCGCTCTGGTGCGCCATTGGATGTCGGTATTCGCGTTGCGACAAAGGATCGGATTCATGGCTCGAAGAACCCGTTAGCACACTTACAGCTACCTGATATTACTGAAGAACAGGTTGCCGAGTCGCCCATGTTGTGGGATCCATTGCGCTTTCTCGAGGCTTGCCCCTCCTCTGATGGTGCCTGTGCAATGGTTATCGTTAATGAGGAACTGGCCGATAAGGCGACTAAACAGCCTGCGTGGATTCGCGGTACTGCCATGCGCTCAGAGCCGACTATGTACGCTGGTCGTGAAGAGGTTAACCCTCAAGCCGGACGTGATTGCGCGGCTGACGTTTACAAACAGGCTGGTATCACCAACCCTCGTGAGCAGATCGACTGCGCTGAAATCTATGTGCCGTTCTCATGGTATGAGCCTATGTGGCTTGAAAACCTCGGTTTCGCTGAGGAAGGTGAGGGCTGGAAGTTAACGATGGAAGGTGTAACATCATTACATGAGGGAGGCGATACACCATGGAACCCATCCGGTGGCGTCTTGTCATCAAACCCGATCGGTGCTTCTGGCATGATTCGCTTCGCAGAGGCAGCGCAGCAGGTTCGTGGCGAGTGTGGTGATCACCAGGTGCCTAATGCCAAAACGGCTATGGGACACGCCTATGGTGGTGGTGCTCAGTTCTATGCGATGTGGATTGTAAGCTCAGAGAAGCCAGAGTAA
- a CDS encoding Zn-ribbon domain-containing OB-fold protein, with protein sequence MSEEKEMITGMEAPMYLTYNFTAGGATTRFLAELRNGKLVGQECPKCQHVYIPPRGSCAACGVPTVREVELTNKATVQSFTIVYIPIPNNPIKPPYVIANLMADGAHQSFLHLISDVDNADVRIGMRVEAIWKAEEEWTHAMENIQYFRPLDEPDMPIDEIGRLKNA encoded by the coding sequence ATGAGTGAAGAAAAAGAGATGATTACCGGCATGGAAGCGCCGATGTATCTGACATATAACTTTACCGCTGGTGGTGCAACGACACGCTTTTTGGCTGAGTTGCGCAATGGCAAATTGGTGGGGCAGGAGTGTCCTAAGTGTCAGCACGTGTATATCCCGCCACGAGGCTCCTGTGCTGCCTGTGGTGTGCCGACGGTACGCGAGGTTGAGTTGACCAATAAGGCAACAGTGCAGTCATTCACTATCGTTTATATACCGATCCCTAACAACCCGATTAAACCTCCGTATGTTATCGCCAATTTGATGGCAGATGGCGCCCATCAATCGTTTCTGCACCTGATCTCCGATGTTGATAATGCGGATGTACGTATTGGTATGCGTGTTGAGGCTATATGGAAAGCTGAGGAGGAGTGGACCCATGCAATGGAGAATATTCAATATTTCCGTCCACTTGACGAGCCAGATATGCCGATTGATGAGATAGGGAGACTTAAAAATGCGTGA